The Phoenix dactylifera cultivar Barhee BC4 chromosome 9, palm_55x_up_171113_PBpolish2nd_filt_p, whole genome shotgun sequence genome window below encodes:
- the LOC103699264 gene encoding polyadenylate-binding protein-interacting protein 9-like isoform X2, with the protein MAAMAENAIGSDIHRQAAAAAAAAETEYQRDVRKLVDLLSKLNPSAKEFFPSSYAPAADGSGASAGGGRNSNGRLSADAPIFVASSDYNNIDNQFVNGSNKDSSSDGSVNNQPNHRRRNGYNQGRRKMNDRARRAMREESIRRTVYVSEIDQLVTEEKLAEIFATCGQVVDCRVCGDTHSVLRFAFIEFADEDGARAALNLSGTMLGYYPVRVLPSKTAILPVNPKFLPRSEDEKEMVVRTVYCTNIDKRVTQTDVKVFFELICGKVSHLRLLGDNVHSTRIAFVEFVRWHLQGNHICSGV; encoded by the exons ATGGCTGCGATGGCGGAGAACGCGATCGGGTCGGACATCCACCggcaggcggcggcggcggcggcggcggcggagacgGAGTACCAGAGGGACGTGAGGAAGCTGGTGGACCTGCTCTCCAAATTGAATCCATCCGCCAAGGAGTTCTTCCCGTCGTCCTACGCCCCTGCCGCCGACGGAAGCGGCGCCAGCGCCGGCGGGGGAAGGAATTCCAACGGGCGGCTCTCCGCCGATGCGCCCATTTTCGTGGCGTCGTCCGATTATAATAATATCGACAATCAGTTTGTTAATGGGAGTAATAAGGACTCGAGCAGCGATGGATCGGTGAACAATCAGCCGAATCACAGA AGGAGGAATGGTTATAACCAGGGGCGGAGGAAGATGAATGATAGAGCCCGGAGAGCTATGCGGGAGGAGAGCATCAGGCGAACTGTATACGTTTCTGAGATTGATCAGCTT GTCACTGAAGAGAAGCTTGCTGAAATATTTGCTACTTGTGGGCAA GTAGTTGATTGCCGGGTTTGTGGTGACACCCATTCAGTTCTACGATTTGCATTTATAGAGTTTGCTGATGAGG ATGGTGCAAGAGCAGCGTTGAATCTTAGCGGGACCATGCTAGGTTACTATCCTGTCAGAGTCTTACCTTCGAAGACTGCTATCTTGCCTGTCAATCCTAAATTTCTTCCACGG TCTGAGGATGAAAAGGAAATGGTTGTAAGGACAGTTTATTGTACAAACATAGATAAGAGG GTTACTCAAACAGATGTAAAGGTTTTCTTTGAACTAATTTGTGGCAAG GTTTCTCATCTGAGGCTTCTTGGAGATAATGTGCACTCCACACGCATTGCCTTTGTTGAGTTTGTTCGG TGGCATCTACAGGGCAATCACATCTGCAGTGGTGTCTAG
- the LOC103699264 gene encoding polyadenylate-binding protein-interacting protein 11-like isoform X1: protein MAAMAENAIGSDIHRQAAAAAAAAETEYQRDVRKLVDLLSKLNPSAKEFFPSSYAPAADGSGASAGGGRNSNGRLSADAPIFVASSDYNNIDNQFVNGSNKDSSSDGSVNNQPNHRRRNGYNQGRRKMNDRARRAMREESIRRTVYVSEIDQLVTEEKLAEIFATCGQVVDCRVCGDTHSVLRFAFIEFADEDGARAALNLSGTMLGYYPVRVLPSKTAILPVNPKFLPRSEDEKEMVVRTVYCTNIDKRVTQTDVKVFFELICGKVSHLRLLGDNVHSTRIAFVEFVRAESAIYALKCSGMILGALPIRVSPSKTPVRPRAPRATLH from the exons ATGGCTGCGATGGCGGAGAACGCGATCGGGTCGGACATCCACCggcaggcggcggcggcggcggcggcggcggagacgGAGTACCAGAGGGACGTGAGGAAGCTGGTGGACCTGCTCTCCAAATTGAATCCATCCGCCAAGGAGTTCTTCCCGTCGTCCTACGCCCCTGCCGCCGACGGAAGCGGCGCCAGCGCCGGCGGGGGAAGGAATTCCAACGGGCGGCTCTCCGCCGATGCGCCCATTTTCGTGGCGTCGTCCGATTATAATAATATCGACAATCAGTTTGTTAATGGGAGTAATAAGGACTCGAGCAGCGATGGATCGGTGAACAATCAGCCGAATCACAGA AGGAGGAATGGTTATAACCAGGGGCGGAGGAAGATGAATGATAGAGCCCGGAGAGCTATGCGGGAGGAGAGCATCAGGCGAACTGTATACGTTTCTGAGATTGATCAGCTT GTCACTGAAGAGAAGCTTGCTGAAATATTTGCTACTTGTGGGCAA GTAGTTGATTGCCGGGTTTGTGGTGACACCCATTCAGTTCTACGATTTGCATTTATAGAGTTTGCTGATGAGG ATGGTGCAAGAGCAGCGTTGAATCTTAGCGGGACCATGCTAGGTTACTATCCTGTCAGAGTCTTACCTTCGAAGACTGCTATCTTGCCTGTCAATCCTAAATTTCTTCCACGG TCTGAGGATGAAAAGGAAATGGTTGTAAGGACAGTTTATTGTACAAACATAGATAAGAGG GTTACTCAAACAGATGTAAAGGTTTTCTTTGAACTAATTTGTGGCAAG GTTTCTCATCTGAGGCTTCTTGGAGATAATGTGCACTCCACACGCATTGCCTTTGTTGAGTTTGTTCGG GCAGAAAGTGCTATTTATGCTCTGAAATGCAGTGGCATGATTTTGGGAGCTCTTCCTATCAG GGTGAGTCCTTCGAAGACACCAGTAAGGCCACGAGCACCTCGAGCAACGCTACACTGA
- the LOC103700827 gene encoding mitogen-activated protein kinase 1-like isoform X1, producing the protein MDAGVQPSDTDMAEAGPPPQRAAAPAAAAAATPPPGLESIQATLSHGGRFIQYNIFGNIFEVTSKYKPPIMPIGKGAYGIVCSALNSESGEKVAIKKIANAFDNKIDAKRTLREIKLLRHMDHENVVAIRDIIPPPVRETYNDVYIAYELMDTDLHQIIRSNQSLSEEHCQYFLYQILRGLKYIHSANVLHRDLKPSNLLLNANCDLKICDFGLARTTSETDFMTEYVVTRWYRAPELLLNSSEYTAAIDVWSVGCIFMELMNRKPLFPGRDHVHQLRLLMELIGTPDEADLDFVNENARLYIRQLPRHARQSFPGRFPHVHPLAIDLVEKMLTFDPRQRITVEDALAHPYLASLHDTSDEPDCMMPFSFDFEQHALSEEQMKELIYREALAFNPEYQQ; encoded by the exons ATGGATGCGGGAGTCCAGCCCTCGGACACCGACATGGCGGAGGCGGGCCCGCCCCCCCAGCGGGCTGCAGCGCCGGCAGCGGCAGCTGCAGCGACGCCTCCACCCGGGCTGGAGAGCATTCAGGCGACTCTCAGCCACGGCGGGCGCTTCATCCAGTACAACATCTTCGGGAACATTTTCGAGGTGACGTCCAAATACAAGCCCCCCATCATGCCCATCGGAAAGGGCGCCTACGGGATCGTCTG CTCCGCTTTGAATTCGGAGTCTGGAGAGAAAGTGGCGATTAAGAAGATCGCCAACGCTTTTGATAACAAGATCGACGCAAAGAGGACGCTCCGTGAGATAAAGCTTCTTCGGCACATGGATCATGAAAAT GTTGTTGCTATAAGAGATATAATACCACCTCCTGTGCGAGAAACATACAACGATGTCTACATTGCTTATGAATTAATGGATACCGATCTCCATCAAATTATTCGCTCAAATCAATCTTTGTCTGAGGAGCACTGTCAG TATTTCCTTTATCAGATCCTTCGTGGATTAAAATATATACATTCGgcgaatgttcttcacagagaCTTAAAACCAAGCAACCTCCTCTTAAATGCTAACTGCGATTTAAAGATTTGTGACTTTGGACTTGCTCGTACTACCTCAGAAACTGATTTCATGACAGAGTATGTTGTAACAAGATGGTATCGGGCACCAGAGCTGTTATTGAATTCTTCAGAGTATACTGCAGCAATTGATGTGTGGTCTGTTGGCTGCATTTTTATGGAACTGATGAACCGGAAACCTTTATTTCCAGGAAGGGACCATGTGCACCAGTTACGTTTACTAATGGAG CTTATAGGCACTCCAGATGAGGCTGATTTGGATTTTGTGAATGAAAATGCAAGACTATATATTCGCCAACTTCCTCGTCATGCACGGCAATCGTTCCCTGGAAGGTTTCCCCATGTCCACCCTTTAGCTATTGATCTTGTTGAAAAGATGTTAACATTTGATCCTAGACAGAGAATAACTG TTGAAGATGCGCTTGCACATCCCTATTTGGCATCTTTACATGACACTAGTGATGAACCAGACTGCATGATGCCCTTCAGCTTTGATTTTGAGCAGCATGCTCTCTCAGAAGAACAGATGAAAGAGCTAATCTACAGGGAGGCTCTCGCATTCAACCCGGAGTACCAACAATAA
- the LOC103700827 gene encoding mitogen-activated protein kinase 1-like isoform X2, whose amino-acid sequence MDAGVQPSDTDMAEAGPPPQRAAAPAAAAAATPPPGLESIQATLSHGGRFIQYNIFGNIFEVTSKYKPPIMPIGKGAYGIVCSALNSESGEKVAIKKIANAFDNKIDAKRTLREIKLLRHMDHENVVAIRDIIPPPVRETYNDVYIAYELMDTDLHQIIRSNQSLSEEHCQYFLYQILRGLKYIHSANVLHRDLKPSNLLLNANCDLKICDFGLARTTSETDFMTEYVVTRWYRAPELLLNSSEYTAAIDVWSVGCIFMELMNRKPLFPGRDHVHQLRLLMELIGTPDEADLDFVNENARLYIRQLPRHARQSFPGS is encoded by the exons ATGGATGCGGGAGTCCAGCCCTCGGACACCGACATGGCGGAGGCGGGCCCGCCCCCCCAGCGGGCTGCAGCGCCGGCAGCGGCAGCTGCAGCGACGCCTCCACCCGGGCTGGAGAGCATTCAGGCGACTCTCAGCCACGGCGGGCGCTTCATCCAGTACAACATCTTCGGGAACATTTTCGAGGTGACGTCCAAATACAAGCCCCCCATCATGCCCATCGGAAAGGGCGCCTACGGGATCGTCTG CTCCGCTTTGAATTCGGAGTCTGGAGAGAAAGTGGCGATTAAGAAGATCGCCAACGCTTTTGATAACAAGATCGACGCAAAGAGGACGCTCCGTGAGATAAAGCTTCTTCGGCACATGGATCATGAAAAT GTTGTTGCTATAAGAGATATAATACCACCTCCTGTGCGAGAAACATACAACGATGTCTACATTGCTTATGAATTAATGGATACCGATCTCCATCAAATTATTCGCTCAAATCAATCTTTGTCTGAGGAGCACTGTCAG TATTTCCTTTATCAGATCCTTCGTGGATTAAAATATATACATTCGgcgaatgttcttcacagagaCTTAAAACCAAGCAACCTCCTCTTAAATGCTAACTGCGATTTAAAGATTTGTGACTTTGGACTTGCTCGTACTACCTCAGAAACTGATTTCATGACAGAGTATGTTGTAACAAGATGGTATCGGGCACCAGAGCTGTTATTGAATTCTTCAGAGTATACTGCAGCAATTGATGTGTGGTCTGTTGGCTGCATTTTTATGGAACTGATGAACCGGAAACCTTTATTTCCAGGAAGGGACCATGTGCACCAGTTACGTTTACTAATGGAG CTTATAGGCACTCCAGATGAGGCTGATTTGGATTTTGTGAATGAAAATGCAAGACTATATATTCGCCAACTTCCTCGTCATGCACGGCAATCGTTCCCTGGAAG TTGA